The proteins below are encoded in one region of Drosophila santomea strain STO CAGO 1482 chromosome 2R, Prin_Dsan_1.1, whole genome shotgun sequence:
- the LOC120445454 gene encoding dentin sialophosphoprotein → MSGYTDLTKLETSRNCLRRIARHDEQQFSKDSIVNVMEKFVKTVNIMDDTILVPCRLMDRQIGDSTDIIPATGKDSTANQLTQSSSVHGKRGAAQSKNVQDFLSASELFNLYNMLNSLKKDLLWTANQEDDEQQNPQQQQLNASSSSTSSCNPSESKTESNSGSTSTTASGSVKGHVRRTSTASMMSTNSVSNMSDSDSDISQENDSGLESDGNKSDNAQSSDGSDIVDVAKSKQGSGDKATELAKRCRRHLNGLYQCLEQMTEAANYLTARYQSDIGPV, encoded by the exons ATGAGTGGATACACAGACCTCACCAAGCTGGAGACAAGTCG AAACTGCCTGCGCCGCATCGCCCGCCACGATGAGCAGCAGTTCTCCAAAGACAGCATTGTCAATGTGATGGAGAAGTTTGTAAAGACTGTCAACATTATGGACGACACCATACTGGTGCCATGCAGGCTCATGGATCGACAG ATCGGCGACAGCACTGACATCATCCCAGCCACCGGCAAGGACTCGACCGCCAACCAGCTGACACAGAGCTCCAGTGTCCACGGCAAGCGGGGAGCGGCGCAATCGAAAAATGTCCAAGACTTTCTCAGCGCCTCCGAGTTGTTCAATCTGTACAACATGCTGAACTCGCTGAAAAAAGATCTGCTCTGGACCGCCAACCAGGAGGACGACGAGCAGCAGAAcccccaacagcagcagctcaacgccagttccagttccactTCGAGCTGCAATCCCAGCGAGAGCAAGACTGAGTCCAACAGCGGCAGCACAAGCACAACCGCTTCCGGCAGTGTCAAGGGTCATGTGCGCCGTACCTCTACCGCCTCGATGATGTCCACCAACTCGGTGAGCAACATGAGTGACTCCGACTCGGACATATCGCAGGAAAACGACTCGGGGCTGGAGTCCGATGGCAACAAGAGCGACAATGCCCAAAGCAGCGACGGCAGCGACATCGTGGACGTCGCCAAATCGAAGCAGGGCTCGGGGGACAAGGCCACGGAGCTGGCCAAGCGCTGCCGGAGGCATCTAAACGGTCTGTACCAGTGCCTAGAACAAATGACAGAGGCGGCCAACTACCTGACCGCCAGATACCAAAGTGATATTGGGCCCGTCTAG